A genomic region of Cannabis sativa cultivar Pink pepper isolate KNU-18-1 chromosome 1, ASM2916894v1, whole genome shotgun sequence contains the following coding sequences:
- the LOC133036025 gene encoding cathecol O-methyltransferase 1-like, producing the protein MAPPSEELANTPQIVNDERKQEEENFAYAAQLVNSTVLSMSLQSAIELGVFDIIAKAGDAAKLSAQDIVAQMPTTNPDAPRMLDRILRMLASHSVLSCSLENEDLRVYCLNDVSKLFVTNEDGVSLGPLMSLLQDKVFLDSWSQLKGAILEGGIPFNRVHGMHAFEYPSLDQKFNQVFNKAMYNQTTLVLKKILEVYKGFENLEKVVDVGGGLGGTLNQITSKYPHIKGINFDLPHVVEHAPSYPGVEHVGGDMFESVPTGDAIFMKWILHDWSDEHCLKLLKNCYKAIPDNGNVIVMEAILPTIPETNSADRCTSQTDVLMMTQNPGGKERSKKEFLALATGAGFSGIRFECFVCNFMIMEFYK; encoded by the exons ATGGCACCTCCCTCGGAAGAATTGGCAAACACTCCACAAATTGTTAACGATGAAAGgaaacaagaagaagagaacTTTGCATACGCAGCACAGCTTGTGAACTCAACTGTGCTCTCCATGTCCTTGCAATCTGCCATTGAGCTTGGAGTTTTTGATATCATAGCCAAAGCTGGTGATGCAGCCAAGCTCTCCGCGCAGGACATCGTGGCGCAGATGCCTACTACCAACCCTGATGCGCCTAGAATGTTAGACCGCATCCTCAGAATGCTGGCCAGCCACTCTGTACTTTCATGTTCTCTGGAGAATGAGGATCTAAGGGTGTACTGTCTTAATGATGTTTCCAAGTTATTTGTCACTAATGAAGATGGTGTTTCATTGGGTCCACTGATGTCTTTGTTGCAAGATAAGGTCTTCTTGGATAGCTG GTCCCAGCTGAAAGGTGCAATTCTTGAAGGAGGAATACCCTTTAATAGGGTCCATGGCATGCATGCTTTTGAGTATCCAAGCTTGGACCAAAAATTCAACCAGGTATTTAACAAAGCAATGTACAATCAGACTACTTTGGTCTTGAAGAAGATCCTAGAGGTTTACAAGGGTTTTGAGAACCTTGAGAAAGTAGTAGATGTTGGGGGTGGTTTAGGAGGGACCCTAAACCAGATCACTTCCAAATACCCTCATATTAAGGGTATTAATTTTGACTTGCCTCATGTTGTAGAGCATGCTCCCTCTTATCCAG GGGTTGAACATGTGGGTGGAGATATGTTTGAAAGTGTTCCAACTGGGGATGCTATTTTTATGAAG TGGATACTTCATGACTGGAGTGATGAACACTGCTTGAAACTACTAAAGAATTGTTACAAAGCTATTCCAGACAATGGGAATGTTATAGTTATGGAGGCCATTCTTCCAACTATACCAGAGACTAATTCTGCTGATAGATGCACCTCCCAAACTGATGTGCTTATGATGACTCAAAATCCAGGAGGAAAAGAGCGCAGCAAAAAAGAGTTCTTAGCCTTGGCAACCGGTGCAGGATTCAGTGGCATAAGATTTGAATGTTTTGTTTGCAACTTTATGATCATGGAATTCTATAAGTAG
- the LOC133036030 gene encoding protein CURVATURE THYLAKOID 1B, chloroplastic codes for MASSSTSALTISSSSTFVDTKAPRQSAGSSPQCVSLPTLPPPPVQTQKRPWKSTAYCRKLARNVIAMATGEAPAEVATAETPEIIQTVQEAWDKVEDKYAVSSLAVAGVVALWGSTGMISAIDRLPLIPGVLELVGIGYSGWFAYKNLVFKPDREALLQKVKDTYKEIIGSS; via the exons ATGGCTTCAAGTTCAACCTCAGCTCTAACTATCTCTTCCTCATCCACCTTTGTTGACACCAAGGCTCCCCGCCAATCCGCCGGGTCATCCCCGCAATGTGTGTCACTCCCCACTCTTCCACCGCCCCCAGTGCAGACTCAGAAGCGCCCATGGAAGAGCACTGCTTACT GCCGTAAGCTTGCTAGAAATGTCATTGCCATGGCCACTGGAGAAGCCCCTGCTGAAGTTGCAACTGCTGAGACACCAGAGATCATCCAGACCGTTCAAGAAGCT TGGGACAAAGTTGAAGACAAGTATGCAGTTTCTTCACTTGCTGTAGCTGGTGTTGTTGCACTTTGGGGCTCCACTGGGATGATTTCG GCAATTGATAGGCTTCCATTAATTCCTGGGGTTCTTGAGTTGGTAGGAATTGGCTACTCTGGG TGGTTTGCATACAAGAACCTGGTTTTCAAACCAGACAG GGAAGCCTTGTTACAGAAAGTAAAAGACACATACAAGGAGATTATTGGGAGCAGCTAG